In Magnetospirillum sp. XM-1, a single window of DNA contains:
- a CDS encoding TMEM165/GDT1 family protein, which yields MDSLLVSLAVVTAAEIGDKTQLLALLLAAKFRKPWAVVAGIFVATIANHGLAAWAGVEVARWIGPETMRWIVGLSFIAMAAWTLVPDKMDEDDQPKTWEKAGAFVATTIAFFLVEIGDKTQIATVALGARFGDLLMVTTGTTLGMLIADVPAVFVGNAMAEKLPLKLVRMVAAALFAILGVLALTDLGKAVMG from the coding sequence ATGGATTCCCTGCTCGTATCGCTCGCCGTGGTCACCGCCGCCGAGATCGGCGACAAGACCCAGCTTCTGGCCCTTTTGCTCGCCGCCAAGTTCAGGAAGCCCTGGGCGGTGGTGGCCGGCATTTTCGTCGCCACCATCGCCAATCATGGACTGGCGGCGTGGGCGGGCGTCGAGGTGGCGCGCTGGATCGGTCCCGAAACGATGCGCTGGATCGTTGGCCTTTCTTTTATCGCCATGGCCGCCTGGACCCTGGTTCCCGACAAGATGGACGAGGACGACCAGCCCAAGACGTGGGAGAAGGCCGGCGCCTTCGTCGCCACCACCATCGCCTTCTTCCTGGTGGAGATCGGCGACAAGACGCAAATCGCCACAGTGGCCCTGGGGGCGCGGTTCGGCGATCTGCTGATGGTGACCACCGGCACCACGCTGGGCATGCTGATCGCCGACGTGCCCGCCGTGTTCGTGGGCAACGCCATGGCCGAGAAGCTGCCCCTGAAGCTGGTGCGCATGGTCGCCGCCGCCCTGTTCGCCATTTTGGGCGTGCTGGCGCTGACCGATCTGGGCAAGGCGGTGATGGGGTAG
- a CDS encoding SDR family NAD(P)-dependent oxidoreductase has translation MWKNRTVLVTGATAGFGAAIARRFAANGANLVICGRRTERLDALKAELGAAAPVHAAALDVRDGAAVAAFAAAVAWPVDVLVNNAGLALGLEPAQAADLDDWETMIDTNLKGLMYMTRAILPGMVERDRGHVINISSVAGTYPYPGGNMYGATKAAVTQFSLNLIADLVKTRVRVSNIEPGLCGGSEFSQVRFHGDADKAAKVYEGTTPLTSEDIAEAVFWAASLPAHVNINRIEMMPVCQASAPFAIHRS, from the coding sequence ATGTGGAAGAACCGCACCGTCCTGGTCACCGGCGCCACCGCCGGTTTCGGCGCCGCCATCGCCCGGCGCTTCGCCGCCAATGGCGCCAATCTGGTGATCTGCGGCCGGCGGACCGAGCGGCTGGACGCATTGAAGGCCGAACTGGGCGCCGCCGCGCCGGTGCATGCGGCCGCCCTGGACGTGCGTGATGGCGCCGCCGTGGCCGCCTTCGCCGCCGCCGTGGCCTGGCCGGTGGATGTCCTGGTCAACAATGCCGGTCTGGCCCTGGGGCTGGAGCCCGCCCAGGCCGCTGACCTGGACGACTGGGAGACCATGATCGACACCAATCTCAAGGGCCTGATGTACATGACGCGGGCCATCCTGCCCGGCATGGTCGAGCGCGACCGCGGCCATGTGATCAACATCAGCTCGGTGGCCGGCACCTATCCCTATCCCGGCGGCAACATGTACGGAGCCACCAAGGCGGCGGTAACCCAGTTCTCGCTGAACCTCATCGCCGATCTGGTCAAGACCAGGGTGCGGGTCAGCAATATCGAGCCGGGACTGTGCGGCGGCAGCGAGTTCTCCCAGGTGCGCTTCCACGGCGACGCGGACAAGGCGGCCAAGGTCTATGAGGGCACCACGCCGCTCACCTCCGAGGACATCGCCGAGGCGGTGTTCTGGGCGGCGTCGCTTCCCGCCCACGTCAACATCAACCGCATCGAGATGATGCCGGTCTGCCAGGCCTCGGCGCCGTTTGCCATTCACCGGTCGTAG